The following are from one region of the Lipingzhangella halophila genome:
- a CDS encoding Acb2/Tad1 domain-containing protein, whose translation MADPQEPGKVTGYRHHPQDRIDLVNRIKAIENELGFLVAELNARDDIDKRALALGRTHLQTGFMWTVRAVFQPESNL comes from the coding sequence ATGGCAGACCCGCAGGAGCCCGGCAAGGTCACCGGCTATCGGCACCACCCGCAGGACCGCATCGACCTGGTCAACCGCATCAAGGCCATCGAGAACGAGTTGGGCTTCCTGGTCGCCGAGCTGAACGCGCGTGACGACATCGACAAGCGTGCCCTGGCGCTCGGCCGCACCCACCTGCAGACCGGGTTCATGTGGACGGTGCGCGCCGTGTTCCAGCCCGAGAGCAACCTCTGA
- a CDS encoding RyR domain-containing protein, with protein MAVHVDTIARVAHDANRALQLEQGDPAPSLPWDEAPRWQRNSARDGVSKALDGATPEQLHNSWCEFKLADGWAHGEVKDAARRTHPCLVPYEQLSEEQRAKDALFHAIVGALC; from the coding sequence ATGGCCGTACACGTCGACACCATCGCCCGCGTGGCCCACGACGCCAACCGCGCGCTCCAGCTTGAGCAGGGCGACCCTGCCCCGTCCCTGCCGTGGGACGAGGCGCCCCGGTGGCAGCGGAACTCCGCGCGAGACGGCGTATCCAAGGCCCTCGACGGGGCCACACCCGAGCAGCTCCACAACTCATGGTGCGAGTTCAAGCTCGCCGACGGCTGGGCTCACGGCGAAGTGAAGGACGCTGCCCGCCGCACGCACCCATGCTTGGTCCCCTACGAGCAGCTCTCCGAGGAACAGCGAGCCAAGGACGCCCTGTTCCACGCGATCGTCGGCGCACTGTGCTGA